One Chromatiaceae bacterium DNA segment encodes these proteins:
- a CDS encoding DEAD/DEAH box helicase, with product MFKPHPFQEQIITDLRLGYGAGHLNQVLALGTGGGKTIIAALLGQRAATKGKTLLFIVHTIELAGQAVDAFVATGLRVGILRGDETNYSSNDDVVVASIQTIRSRSAPDWVDICIIDEVHILHAEHIRLISDWAEKAFIGLSATPMRKGLGQHFTNLVRGPTIAELTEGGFLVPVRAFAPQADSILAALEGVACGTTTAGFDYKEQALGTAMNRKELVGDIVKTWQERGEDRPTLCFAVNIAHSKSIRDDFLAAGVQAAHLDAYTDASERRDIIAGFKAGDIKLLTSVNVLGIGFNVPDAACLILARPTLSLALHIQQCGRGLRTAEGKSDCIVLDHSGNCLKHGLPHHFEVPDLDMGDKEDPAKRKKKERPPFVACTECGGIMSREEITCPHCGLDRPGRMNRVSYLDGVLVEYGEDEKDQEAGRQESPIAFYQAALGWLLARDKNPNAAYYLTQDRHPGCKPPYSWRDLPPIEPSPEQQRWIANRRRYQGIRRAHSPAWRSA from the coding sequence ATGTTCAAGCCGCATCCATTTCAAGAGCAAATCATTACCGACCTGAGACTCGGGTATGGCGCGGGCCATCTGAACCAAGTGCTTGCATTGGGAACAGGCGGGGGCAAGACGATCATCGCCGCCCTCCTGGGCCAACGCGCCGCGACCAAGGGGAAGACGTTACTTTTCATCGTCCATACCATCGAGTTGGCAGGCCAGGCCGTCGACGCGTTCGTGGCGACGGGGTTGCGGGTCGGCATCCTGCGCGGAGACGAGACGAACTACAGCTCGAACGATGACGTGGTGGTGGCGTCCATTCAGACGATCCGCTCCCGGTCGGCGCCGGACTGGGTGGACATCTGCATCATCGACGAGGTGCACATCCTGCACGCGGAGCACATCCGCTTGATTTCCGACTGGGCCGAAAAGGCGTTTATCGGACTCAGCGCCACCCCGATGAGGAAGGGCCTGGGCCAGCACTTCACCAACCTGGTGCGGGGCCCCACCATCGCGGAACTCACTGAGGGCGGATTCCTGGTCCCCGTGCGGGCCTTCGCTCCCCAGGCCGATAGCATCCTCGCCGCCCTGGAGGGGGTCGCCTGCGGCACGACCACGGCGGGTTTTGATTACAAAGAGCAGGCCCTTGGTACGGCGATGAACCGCAAGGAGTTGGTGGGCGACATCGTTAAGACCTGGCAGGAACGGGGCGAGGATCGGCCCACCCTCTGCTTCGCGGTCAACATCGCCCACTCGAAAAGCATCCGGGACGACTTCCTCGCGGCTGGGGTCCAGGCCGCTCACCTGGACGCCTATACCGACGCCAGCGAGCGGCGGGACATCATCGCCGGCTTCAAGGCGGGTGACATCAAGCTGCTTACGTCGGTCAACGTCTTGGGTATTGGCTTCAACGTCCCCGACGCCGCCTGCCTGATCCTGGCCCGGCCTACCCTTAGCTTGGCTCTTCATATTCAACAGTGCGGACGTGGCCTGCGCACTGCCGAGGGCAAAAGCGACTGCATCGTCTTGGATCACAGCGGAAATTGCCTCAAGCACGGCCTCCCTCACCACTTCGAGGTCCCTGACCTGGATATGGGCGACAAGGAAGACCCCGCCAAGCGCAAGAAGAAGGAAAGACCGCCCTTCGTTGCTTGCACCGAGTGCGGCGGCATCATGTCCCGCGAGGAAATTACCTGTCCCCACTGCGGCCTGGATCGACCTGGACGCATGAACCGGGTCAGCTACCTGGACGGGGTACTTGTCGAGTATGGCGAGGACGAGAAGGACCAGGAGGCAGGCAGGCAGGAATCCCCCATTGCCTTCTACCAGGCCGCGCTGGGCTGGCTGCTGGCTCGTGATAAGAACCCGAATGCGGCCTACTACTTGACCCAAGACCGCCACCCGGGTTGTAAGCCGCCCTATTCCTGGCGCGACCTGCCGCCCATCGAGCCTAGCCCCGAGCAACAGCGATGGATCGCCAATCGCCGCCGTTACCAAGGTATTCGCCGCGCCCATAGCCCCGCCTGGAGGTCCGCATGA